ACATTTGAataaaaaatatgtatatttttcaaataaaaaaaatgaatttagtttaaaGTTTAAACTCGCAGAGTGTTGCTCCTTGCTACATTCTGAAATAGTGGATCAGCCTCTTCAAACTATAGTCTTCACCAAATAGTTCAGCCTGTTACTTTGCAGAACCTGATCAGAAACTGTGACAACCAATTACTAGTTCACTACATAACTCTCACAGTCTATATTCATAAATCGTAACCTACAAGAATCTTACGGCAAAGATCGGCATTTAATAATTCACATTTTTCTTACCTTTCCTGTGTTTTTCAGGAATAACTTACCATCAGCCTTAATCAGCTGCATTGTGATAAAAGTTCTTCATTTATGATCCATTCATCTCCCAGATATGAAGTCTGGTCTCGTCAATGTATACctaaactaaatatcaaacacgtCGATTTATAGTGCACACGGAAGTCCAAGGCCAACTGATCTATAATCGGGTTCTAATATCCGCAGTAGAATTTCAGCTGCTGGTATGCTGATCATAGTAATACTTATATGGAGTTTCTGGATGACTtaaaaattacatagaattaGTTTATGAAAATAAAAGCATGCTTTGTTAACATATGAGTAGTTGTAAGCCATCTCCTTAAGAAATGAGGAATGGGATTTCTATAAGGTTGGATGAAGCAAGTTAGCAGACGATTACACTATTTATTAAATGTTGCGAAATCTGTCGAAACATTAATCATTTTCTTATAattaatattttctaaaaatgagtttttccCATTACAGAAACTGCAAATCTTGTATTACAGCCATTCAAAACACATGTAAAAGTATCATTAATGTTTGGTTACATTTGTTCTTGAATGAGCAATTGAATAATAAGTTTCTTGTTTCAGCTTTAAATTCTTCATTATACAATATATCCTTGTCAAGCTGCTCATAAgtttaaaatttttgaactttttttgtatCTGAAACATGGCACTTCTTTGTCTAAAATCAAGTTTCAGGTACGATGGTTGCAAAGATCCCGAAAAGAGCAAACGAAATTTCAGAGAAATAATCTCAAAAGCTCCGAAAAACAGTGAGTGGTTTGCTTTCAGTGATCTCTATCAGTATCAGGGCTTTTGGTTCACTCCCAAGTTCCTGGAAGGAACAATACTAGCACAAGAGCAATTCAAACCTCAGTCCAATGATGTTATTTTGTGCAGCTATCCACGAACAGGCACTACATGGCTTAAATCGTTGAGTTTTGCCATCATGAACAGAAACAATTCAGATTCTTCGATTAATCCCCTGTATTCTGTTATGCCCCATGAATGTGTTCCCTTTTTGGAAGTTGATCTTTTTCAACAAAAAACCATCAAATATTATCCTAAAGTCCCCCTCGTGGCAACACACCTGCCTTATAGTTCACTTCCTGAATCTGTTATGGACTCGGCTTGTAAACTAGTTTACATCTGTCGAGATCCAAAAGATGTGTTTGTTTCTCTGTGGCACTTCTTAGGTAATGTGAAAGACACGGAGACAAAAATTGACGAGTTCTCTTTGCAGAAAGGATTTGATTTGTTTTGCAATGGGGTTTCGTTACATGGACCTTATTGGGATCATGTTTTAGGATATTGGAGAGCTAGTTTAGAATCTGCAGAGAAGATACTCTTTATAAAATACGAAGATCTCAAAGAAAACACTTTGCTTCATGTGAAGAGATTGGCTGAATTCATGGGATATCCATTTTCTTTAGATGAACAAAGGGAGGGTGTGGTCGAGAAGATAATAGAAATCTGCGACTTCAATCATATAAGGAATTTAGAAGTGAACAAGAAGGGGGAGTACGCCATATTTGAATCTGTTGTGGTGCAGAACAATAAGTATTTCAGAAAAGGTCAAGTTGGAGACTGGAAAAATTATCTAACTGCGGAAATGCAAGAACGTTTAGACTGTATCGTTGATCAGAAGTTACAAGGTTCAGGCTTAACTCTTTGTTAATTTTCCCCAGCAAAACTTCGCCAATGCAAGCATTACTTTGTGGAAATTCGCCTTGGTGCTCTGGGCCTCTGGCCTTCTTGTAGCTGTAGCTCCATCAGTTTAATCGTAGTTTTTGTCTAAGCAAACACTACTCTGGTACTTTTATTGTTTAGTATGCTattaagaattaataaaaatCTAGACTTTTTTTTGTTTCACAATCTCAGTGTCGCGCAGCAAACAATCATAACTAGCAATGTGTATAGTTTTATCCAGAGCTTCTGCAAAAGGTGCTCCATTTGTCGATTATGATTTCATCAAGTTGACAAGACGAGCATCCAGGCCAGTCCATCCAGTACTCTCCAGATGGTGCAAATGATCATCTACAAGATCATGACTTGTGAAAAGGGAAAAAAAggaaattaaaattttaaagctTTATAATGAATGAGAATCAACACTGAACCAGCTAGACACTGCATATGTTTCCATTTCTTGTCTTGCTAATTAAAGACTTCAGCTAGTGACTAGTGTTAGCATGGTTTCTCAGTCAAACAAAGGTTTCATGCGACTCATAAAGCCATTATTTGCAAGTGTGTTGTCGATAGCTTTTTATTAGTCTGTGTATGTGTGTATTTGATAATCCTACTTTCGCTTTGATCATCTTTTGCTTTATCTTTTTGTCGCTTCAAAATTAATCATGTACTTTGTATAATTGAGTGTTAGTACTAGTTAGAAAGACATGTAATTAGTATGTGACATCCCTGTAGAATCAAGGCACTCAACTTACGAGATGTCGAGAGTTCGAATCTTGTCAAAGATAAGATGTAAGTACGATTTTTGTATCCAAAATGAATCTTATAATGTCCATTTAAGTGGAAATAAGATTTAAAACATGCAATGTGGTAGTGGTAGCAGTAGCATTACAGTTGAGAATTACTGATAAAAGACAGAGGACAAAGTAATGGATCAAATTTCAAAATAACAGAAGCTTTATTCCCAAGCAACCTCACTACCAGAAAAGCTATTATTCCGTAGACAGTAGATCACTCTTGTGCTCATTTGAGTTCAAACACACCTTTCAATGATTCTGAAACTTCAAATAAGTATTGTTACACATCCATCCTCTATCCAAAAGAAGGGACAAAAAGCCTAAAATAAGTGATCTTAGAATACCAAAAAAGTAGAGATTATATATTCAATAGAGTATTTAGAAATCCTTGATCATGTAAATCGAATCGAATTTTTTTCCGATTAAATTTAATAACTCTCTCGATAATATGAAGTCAAGGATTTAAATATCGAAGACATCTTGAAAGATCGGACTGTTATAAATGTCGTATATTTGAACAATCAAATGCCGTAAAAAATGCCTGATTCGGTCAAAAAGGTTACTCCATTATCAAATTAGTTGTACTACTTTACTAGTTATATGTCTTAAGACCAGCAGCCAGACAGAACAACACTAAGTTAAGTTCACTCTTCATGCACCACATTCAACAACTGTGTACTAACAGATACAACACAATCAACAATGCAGCCATTACATATGATTCTCCCTCTCCTCTTCTTACACTTCTCTCATCTCCAAGCTCTCCTTTATTCCGACACGCaatcgttactaacattcaaaTTATCTTCAGACACTTCCAACAAGCTCACTACATGGACTAATGCAACTGATCCTTGTACATGGTACGGCATCCATTGTCTGCACAATCGAGTTTCGCGTCTCGTTCTTGAAAACCTTGAGCTCACTGGTACTTTCACGTCTCTTAGCTCGCTAACTCACCTCCGTGTATTGAGTCTTAAACGTAACAACCTTTCTGGTTCTTTACCTGACATGTCTAATTTTACTTCACTAAGACTAGTGTTCTTGTCTCATAACAAATTTTCGGGTGAGTTTCCTCTGTTTTTGTCGAGGTTGTATCGTCTTGATTTGTCGTATAATAATCTCTCTGGTCATATTCCGGATAATGTGAATAATCTCACTCACATTCTTACTCTCCGATTAGAAAGTAATTACTTCTTTGGTAAAATTCCGGAGATTAATTTAATAAATCTCGTAGACTTTAATATTTCGGGTAACAAATTGACTGGCGGAATACCAGAATCACTTTCCGGTTTTCCGCCAAGTGCATTCGTTAATAACGTTCTTCTTTGCGGAGCTCCGCTCCAGAAATGCAAAAATGCCCCAACTAGGCCTGTAGCTATTGCTTCACCGTCAAGTAAACCAATGACAAATGCATCTTCTCCGAAAAGAGAATTGCCGATTTCAACGGGGAATATTAAGCATAAAAAAGGAAGCAAGATTAGTACTCTGGCAATAATCGCAATTGTGATAGGCGATTTTTTTGTGTTAGTTTTGTTCTCATTGCTCTTATACTGTTATTTTCGGAGGAGCACGGGAGAAAATGACGATACAGGTCCTGGTTCGGGTACAGAGATCAGTAGGATTACGAAAGGGAAGAATGTAGCCTATTCTTCGAATCAGCACATGACAGGCCAGCCCGGGTTTGAGGGAGGTAAAATGGTGTTTTTTGAGGGGGCTAAAAAGTTTGAGCTAGAAGAGTTGTTGAGAGCTTCCGCGGAGATGTTGGGAAAAGGAGGGTTTGGAGTGGCATATAAGGCGGTGTTGGATGATGGAAATGTGGTCGCGGTGAAGAGATTGAAGGAGAATGGGAGTAATGTGAGTGTAAAGAAAGAGTTTGAGCAACAAATGGAGGTGTTGGGGGAGTTAAGGCATGAGAATGTGGTGAGCTTGAAGGCTTATTATGTTGCTAGAGATGAGAAGTTGCTGATTTATGACTACATGCCTAATGGAAACTTGTTTTGGCTTCTTCATGGTAACTTCATAAAATCTCAGTAGTACTAATCTTTTCTACTGTTTTTCATATTACGTAAGGTCGTATGCAGGGCTATGCTGAGGCAATTTCCAAGGTTCTAACCTGTGATTTAGCGGATAACAAAGTAGACACTTTGAACATAGTCCCTATGTTGTTATGTCTATCATGCATAAATTGGTCAGAGTATTATGTAATTTGCGGATAACAAGTAGACATGTTGAACATTTTTCATCGTGCACGGATGAATTGGTAGGAGAAACAGACTCTGAATGTCTTCACTCTTCATTCATATCATGCAATGCGTTCCATACACTAATCAAGGTAGATGTGGTTAAGGAACTTACTGGCCTTAAGTTAGATTGAAAAGATGCAGTTCTGTTATGTTGAAAGTATTAAAGAAAATAAGAGCAGAATAGCAACAGCCTTTGTGAGTgggttttatttttgtttatttgCTAGAAAGAAAAATATTCATGAGTGGTGTTTGTTGGTTAGTGGCAGCACCTTTAACACAAAACAGTTCTGTATTTCTCATTGTACCATCTTCTACCCATAACTGTATGATAATAAAATAGGCTTAGTCGATCCCATACTATTATTTTGCTTAATGTAGATATGATGCTATTTGTATATTTCATTTATCTGGAACTGTTTTGACAGGTAATCGAGGACCGGGACGAACCCCTCTAGACTGGGCCACAAGGCTGAAAATTGCAGCTGGTGCAGCCAGTGGACTGGTGTTCCTACACAGTTCATGCAGGTCCCGTAAACTTATCCATGGTAACATCAAATCCACCAACATCCTGCTTGACAGGTGTGGCAATGCCCGTGTTTCGGATTTTGGCCTCTCCTCCTTCACAACCTTGTCCTCTGTTGCTACCAGATCAAATGGCTACCGGGCTCCAGAATCACAAACACACAATAGTCGGAAACTCACAGATAAATCTGATGTGTATTCCTTTGGTGTTCTTCTGCTAGAATTGTTAACTGGAAAAAGCCCTTCAGTTGCAGGGGATACTGGTGGTTATTGTGATGTAGTTGATTTGCCACGATGGGTGCAATCAGTGGTAAGGGAAGAATGGACTGCAGAGGTGTTTGATTTGGAGCTGCTACGGTACAAGGGAGTCGAGGAGGAGATGGTTGGATTATTGCAGATTGCATTGACTTGTACTTCAGAGTCACCTGATCAACGCCCCACCATGAGTTCAGTGCTGAAAATGATAGAGGAGATTCGAGGTGTTCAAGCGTCTTCATCTCACAACTCAGTTTCAGATTCTCCTGCTGTCGGTCTCTAATGCTAGTCTTCTTTTATTTTGGTTTCCTCTACCACATTCATAGATTTCATCTGTTTACACTATTTAAACCACTTATAAATCACAGTCAGAGCATCATCTTATAGTGTTTAATCTTTAGTTCTTTAAGGTTCTCTGCAGCTTACCTCAACTTTGTCACGAATTTAACGACAAAGGTCAATTTCAGCATGTTTATGACAGTAGAATCTTAAATCGAATGACAATGAATGTAGCAATCATAACATCGTATAATGAATACTAGAACCACTGTAAATCTTTAATATATGCTTTTCATTTAACACTCTGTATATGAAGTCACCATGCTGGCTTTACTAATGTACATAAAAACAAATGAATAATAGTGAAGGCACAGGTAACTCCCTCAATAAATTGATATATAAATAATGACTATACCTATGAATATTTAAAAACCTGTCATGGGTTAAAATGCATAATCTTGGGTGCAAATCTCAACAGCCTGTCCAGAGCATTAGGCAAAAACTTCCTCGCAAACAAGAAACACGCATTGGTTGTATTGCTAGTATTTTCATTGTATCTGCATTCTTCATTCCTCAACTTATTCAAAAACTGTTCTGTCACATCTGTTCTTATGTACCTCACTGGATGTGGTCCGCCCCTCGTCCAATTGACCCAAGTTACGGTTCTTTCTGAATTCCTTTCAGGAAACTTAATATTTACAAATGTAGGCAAGTAATGTTCATCAGCATAACAAGAACCTTTGCAGTATTTTTGGAACACGGGGAAGTAGGTTGTATCTGAAATCACCTCAATGGCTAAATCACGGTCCATCTCAAACCATTGTGAACCTTTTCGCCATTGCTTAATACTGATAGTAGGATACATTTGGTGGTTATAGCGGCCACGGCCAACTGGGGCTGCCAGATCATAAGCCTCAACATAGTTCTCAGTGGAATTCATCAAGTAAGAGTAAATGGTAGAGAAGTTGAAGAGTGGAATACATGATTCTGATAGGAGAATAAAACGTTGGTTGGAGAAATCAAGAAGAGCATTGGCTAGTAAGCGACGTTCAGCTTCAATCATGTTAACTTTTCCCCATTCAACTTTCTGCATGACATATCACAATTTGTGTAAGATGAAGCCCATCATTCATAAAATGTTAAACCTAATAAAAGTGTAATCGATGATATTCCAGTTCTAAACTGCCATTCAAAACGTATGCATGTGTGAAATAAAACAAATACAGGGACCAATTCTACAGCTACAATTTTTTGTGAATGTTCATATGTTGTACGTATGATGGATGAAATGATGATCAAAACAGGCGAAAACTTAACTAAAAGTTTCTCCCTAAAG
This genomic interval from Apium graveolens cultivar Ventura chromosome 8, ASM990537v1, whole genome shotgun sequence contains the following:
- the LOC141676528 gene encoding flavonol sulfotransferase-like gives rise to the protein MALLCLKSSFRYDGCKDPEKSKRNFREIISKAPKNSEWFAFSDLYQYQGFWFTPKFLEGTILAQEQFKPQSNDVILCSYPRTGTTWLKSLSFAIMNRNNSDSSINPLYSVMPHECVPFLEVDLFQQKTIKYYPKVPLVATHLPYSSLPESVMDSACKLVYICRDPKDVFVSLWHFLGNVKDTETKIDEFSLQKGFDLFCNGVSLHGPYWDHVLGYWRASLESAEKILFIKYEDLKENTLLHVKRLAEFMGYPFSLDEQREGVVEKIIEICDFNHIRNLEVNKKGEYAIFESVVVQNNKYFRKGQVGDWKNYLTAEMQERLDCIVDQKLQGSGLTLC
- the LOC141677602 gene encoding glycosyltransferase BC10-like; its protein translation is MKNQTQNNIPKQFVNLLSYILFFAFGLTLGIILTFHLRNISLNFQLTQFSLTSNTQSLTPPSLPSPPQSDIENERKLQSGLEEYIRPPSVMHGMSDDELLWRASMVPKIHEFPRPYVPKIAFMFLTRQSVTFAPLWDLFFKGNEGLYSIYVHSDPSFNGSSESKNSVITGRRIPSKKVEWGKVNMIEAERRLLANALLDFSNQRFILLSESCIPLFNFSTIYSYLMNSTENYVEAYDLAAPVGRGRYNHQMYPTISIKQWRKGSQWFEMDRDLAIEVISDTTYFPVFQKYCKGSCYADEHYLPTFVNIKFPERNSERTVTWVNWTRGGPHPVRYIRTDVTEQFLNKLRNEECRYNENTSNTTNACFLFARKFLPNALDRLLRFAPKIMHFNP
- the LOC141677601 gene encoding putative leucine-rich repeat receptor-like protein kinase At1g68400, which gives rise to MQPLHMILPLLFLHFSHLQALLYSDTQSLLTFKLSSDTSNKLTTWTNATDPCTWYGIHCLHNRVSRLVLENLELTGTFTSLSSLTHLRVLSLKRNNLSGSLPDMSNFTSLRLVFLSHNKFSGEFPLFLSRLYRLDLSYNNLSGHIPDNVNNLTHILTLRLESNYFFGKIPEINLINLVDFNISGNKLTGGIPESLSGFPPSAFVNNVLLCGAPLQKCKNAPTRPVAIASPSSKPMTNASSPKRELPISTGNIKHKKGSKISTLAIIAIVIGDFFVLVLFSLLLYCYFRRSTGENDDTGPGSGTEISRITKGKNVAYSSNQHMTGQPGFEGGKMVFFEGAKKFELEELLRASAEMLGKGGFGVAYKAVLDDGNVVAVKRLKENGSNVSVKKEFEQQMEVLGELRHENVVSLKAYYVARDEKLLIYDYMPNGNLFWLLHGNRGPGRTPLDWATRLKIAAGAASGLVFLHSSCRSRKLIHGNIKSTNILLDRCGNARVSDFGLSSFTTLSSVATRSNGYRAPESQTHNSRKLTDKSDVYSFGVLLLELLTGKSPSVAGDTGGYCDVVDLPRWVQSVVREEWTAEVFDLELLRYKGVEEEMVGLLQIALTCTSESPDQRPTMSSVLKMIEEIRGVQASSSHNSVSDSPAVGL